The DNA sequence GAATTTTGCAGAATTGAAACTGCAATATTTTGTCGAAATCCGTATAATGTCACTGGGACCTGTAACAGAAGCTCCTGCCCTCTTGCCAATAGTCGATACGCCACCGTTCGTGATCATGAtggtactttattttattttatttttacttttttgtaATTTGATTAGCCTTGTTTCGTTCCAAGTATGAGGAATTATGAGCTGTGTAATGTGTTTTTTGTGATTTGATCGAGTTCCGATTGATGTAGTTAGAATGCTCGTGTAATGTAGTAGTTTGCCTTGTAGGGAAGTTGATATTTTGTTAGTTGTAATACAGTTGTTCGCTTAATGCAAACTAATttagcctagaaactagaaaccagtaaATTGTACGACAAAAGGGGATGGTGCTCAATCAGCTGATTGTCgcgttttttttttctatttttgtgCAGGAGTGTTCTATCTGTACATGAAAACAGCTGAAAGGGCGCATATGCCCAATAAGTTATGGGAAAGAGTTAAATTGCCTAGAAATTATGAAAAAGCCCTTGAGATTATTGACAAACATCTGGTATTGCAGTTTCTATCTTATCATGTGATTCGTTAATTTGCCCTTTTCAATTTGCTTTGCAAGGAATAGAAGTGTCTGATATGTGTAATTACATTTTCTGACAGATGTATTGGCCCAAGTTTCTTGTACACAAGACAAAGCAGCGGTTGactaaattgactcaaatgaggaTACGCATGAGGAAGCTTGCATTGAAAACAAGGTCTTGTGTTGTTTTCATTAATTACCATGTTTTTTTCTTATAAGGAGCTTAAATCCCTGTTATTTTTAACTTGGAATTTTGTTGATCTCTATTTCACATAGGGAGAAGATAATGACTATTCCTAAGAAAGTGGAAACGAGAGACCGTAGGAGGATGGAGAAGGCTGAGAAAGCAGCAATGGTGGACAAGGTTACTTTAACAGTTGCTCATTGGCTTGATGAATCATATACTAATGACTCTACCTTACTGAATGCACTTGTTATTTGTTTGCAGAGCATTGAAAATGAATTGCTTAAACGTCTGGAGAAAGGCGTCTATGGGGATATATACAGTCATGTTAAAGAATACAATAAGCTTCCCGATGACATTGAAGTGAAGGATGTTGATATTGaacatgaagaagatgatgtttgtattcctgttgctcctattattatatatgtttcccCATTTTGTGGTGTTTATCTTTAGTTGTTTGGTACCTGTTCAGCCAAAAACTAAACGCTTAATACTAAACAAATTGATACGAGTtgcttcttattttttttgtttacctGTAATAAATGATAATAGGAGGTTGAGATTGAATATGTTGAAGGCTATGAAGAACTTGAAGAGGAGGACGATATGGAAGATTTTGGCGGACTTGCAATAGGACAGGGTGCTGCAGATGATGATAATGGTATAATACTTCCTCATTTGTTTTTGATAATCATTCTTTAGAATCACGTCTTGTTTTTAAACCAGCGTTTATTGTCACAGATGGATCAGACGAAGATGATGAATTGATAGTTGCAATGAATcggaaaagagagagaaaagacTCAGCTTTTGGTGGAAAAAGGCTTGATAGTCATGGACCTAATGTCAAATCAAAGAAGAAATCAAGAGTACTCGTGGAGGTAATACGCCTCATCTCATATTAGACAGACACTGAGCATAGCATCGAGGACacatattagttactaaatattGTTGTGTGATCCAACCATGTTTGTGTATTGAAGTGCTTAAATTGGTTTAGTGTTGCAAAAATATCAACAATTGTTGTTCACTTTTTTCTTGTGTCGAAATGCTTGCTTATTTTTTGTAACTGCAACTACTGACCAAGTTTAAAATCATGTGATCCTTCTATTGTGCAGGTTGAGCATGACCTTACTGATGAAAGACAAATTAGCCATCACGTAAGGTCTCATCGGAATCTAGTCAGGTAGACAGACTACTGGGGGAATATGTTTTTGCCGCGAATTTGGaataaagttttgaaaaagaagcCTGGCAAAAGTAGATGCTAGCTACTTTTTTCTAGTTCAGAGAAGCAGTATCTTTATAGAATTTCAGCTTTATATTTGTCTTCTTTGTCCTCAATGCAATGAATATTATgttcttaaatataatttatgcaAGTTTATCAAGTATTTATCTAGTACAGTACTATACTATCAATATCTTAGCAGTTAGCAATGCATAATTGTTTGTGTTTTCTTTACGTTATCTTCTTTATTTCATCATTTTTATTGAAACGCGATtaattagaaataaatatattaagtaTGATCTTTTGCCTAAAAATGAGGTCATTGATACTGGAATCAATTGAATGCAGAAAACAAATGAACAAAAGATATTGAGCACACCAATGTAACTTGGATTAACCAAGATTAACATGTGAGTTAGAATCcctattttttaatcaaaagaaTTACTTAGGGACCATGAAGggtgtttggaataaaaaatatcattgtAGTGTCTGTATGTCATTTTTCTGCTAATTACAGGTACTTAAAAATATTTGGTAAGTTGACCTGCAAGGCAAAGCAACAGCTTTCTCAGACTTCCATGGAGATCCCAACACTGGAACTCCAGTCTACCTCAGATCACCTGAGTATACCAGTTATTGGAATGGGGACAGCAGTTGCTCGACAGAACTATGATCTAGCTACAATAAAGGAAGCCATTGTTGAGGCAATTAAGGCTGGTTACAGACATTTTGATACTGCTGGTTTGTACAAGTCGGAACCATATCTTGGAGAAGCCTTAGCTGAGGCCCTTACACACGGTCTTGTCTCTCGAGACCAGCTCTTCATTACTACTAAGCTCTGGTCTGCAGATGCTCATCCCGGTCTTGTTATCCCTGCTCTTAAGAGATCTCTCCAGTACTTTTTATCTTCTGCGTATCTTATTCTTCTGTCTATGAAATATTTTGTCTTTGTGATTTTATTGTATCCTGCTTAGCTATAAGTTTAAGATATATGATCCAATGATATTTACTAGCACTAGAAATCTTGAAGGAGTTAAGTTAACATGGTACTATTACATGATTAAGTGAGTCTTAAGTTCCAACCTGGGCTCCACAAATTCTCGCCAATTTTTATTTGGACACTAAAGTTGGTGACTGAGGGGCTCCCAGTGATCTATCAATCTGAAAAAAACCTTATAAGTGAGGGGAACTGTAGAAGAGACATGATCCACTTAGTAAGGAATGAAGTTCGGATTATAAGTCCTTTGTTCTTGAGGCTTTAATTgatattaacaattaaaaataagtgaaaCTTCGATTTGTGTAGTCGTGAATTGATGGATGTTTCATgataaatatatttaggggAATAAAATCTATTAAAGTCGAGGTTCCACATCGAATCCATCTTCCTGGTAAAGCCTTTAGGTTTATGTTTGTATATATGACAAATATTTACATCTAGTTCAAATTGCCTTATTTTTGGAATTGTTGATTTGTGTAGGAATCTGCAGTTGGACTATGTTGATCTATATTTGATTCACTGGCCCATCAGTGTGAAGCCGGGGGAGTACATATTTCCAGTAAACAAAGAGGATCTTCTTCCTATGGACTTTAAATCTGTGTGGGCTGATATGGAAGAATGCCAAAGGCTTGGCCTCACAAAGTCCATTGGAGTTTGCAACTTCTCTTGCAAGAAGCTTGAGGACTTACTGTCTCATGCAACAATTCCTCCTGCTATTAACCAAGTTAGTGATGACTCTTGCAATCCATATTCATTTTACAAGTAATATATGtatctgaaaaatatattaatcttcAAAGGTGGAGATGAGCCCAGTTTGGCAACAGAAGAAGTTGAGGGACTtgtgtgcagctaataacatcACAGTGACAGCTTATTCACCTTTGGGAGCAGTTGGGGCTCGGTGGGGAACAACTCAAgttatgaattgtcaagttctGCAGGAGATCGCGAGAGACAAAGGAAAGACAGTTGCTCAGGTTCTGTTGGGCTTTGCCTATAATCTGCATTGCTAACATGACTTAAAACATAACAGTAGGGAACTACTTATGATTCATATTTTTGTTATATGCTTGAAAACAGGTTATTTTAAGATGGGTATACGAACAAGGGGTTACTCTACTGGTGAAGAGCTTCGATAACAAGAGAATGAGGGAAAATCTAGAGATATTTAGTTGGGCTCTTTCAGAGGATGACTATATAAAGATTAATGCAATCCACCAATCAAGGGGAATGCctaaatatgaatttatttcagAAAACGGACCTTTTAAGTCCGCCGCTGAACTATGGGATGGAGAGATTTAACTATGAACAAATCATGTAATATGTAATTCTGCACTCCTTGACCTCATATCATTCTCTATTTTAACTCCACTGAAATTTGAAATGTAGTTCTTAGAATTCCACATAAATTCAATGTTGCATATCACAAAATATCACAACATAAATCATCTTTGCATTACAAGGGCTTGTACAGCATCTGCTACCATTTTTTTTGGTTATACTTGTATAAAAGGTGTGACGTCTGAAACGccaattattattgttatgcATGTCTGTGCAATAATTTcatgatataattttatttttgtcgtTTACAAAAGTTGGTAGAATGCCCTGGATCTCTCAGTACAATACTCCTAGCCCAGCTGAATTGATCAAGGCTATTAAGTTACGTATAATAGAGTAGTTCTGCTCTCTGGTATAAAGAATCGAAGATATGATAATCCCTCCAACCTCTATCCACGGAAGAGATTAAAGATTCTTAATAATCGGATTATCTGAAAGAGACGCAAGAAGatagagaataaaaaaaaatggaggTTTATGGGTCACTCTTTCCTCTTCATGCTGTTACCCCTTGCCAACCTCAAGCCTTTGATTCACATAcagtacaaattttctgtataTAGTGTTTTGTTTTTTGGGAAATGGCTTAGAATTTTCAGCAACTTCTAAATTTTAATTGGCTTGACTTGCTTTTCAGACATCTTGTTGATTGCCATTACAGAAAATAGACAGAAAGGtactaactttttttttttgctttgctACTGTATTTCTTTAtgcattttcatatttttgggtTCCCTTCTAGGAAAATGTTGTTTCCAgagtttctttttaattttcaggGTCTCTGTGTTTGTAATATATGCTACATGTTCATGTTCTTAGGGTTGGAAAACATGTCACGAATTGCTCTGGAAACAAATAAGTTCTCTGCAGATGAATTTCCTTCCATATTTTGAACCAtttgatgttattttttttttaatttgcttATATAAAGCTTTATGCTCTATTGGGGATCGGAAAACCATAAGATTCAATGTTTACGTTTTCAAAAAATTGCAGAATAATTCGTAAGAAAAGTGCAGAATAGTGATTCTCGCTGTTCATTGGAATTGgagcataaatatatgtaacttAATTCGGTATGTGTGGAAGATAATGAAAATTACTACCAAATTTCTAAAAGGTGAAAACTTTCTCATTTTTCTTAAAGTTAGGCCAGACGTATCAGATTTGGATGACAGAATATCATTATATGACAAATCAACAAAGCAAATGAGACTTATTTTTGTGGATAGGACTTGGGAGATTCGGATCACTTGGTGTGACACCTGATTGAAATGTCAATGAGAACTAGATTAACAAATGATGTGTGTAGCTGGATAAGGGGAGAAAAGAAGCTTTTAAGAGGAACCTGGTTGTCGACAGAATAAGGTGGAGGATTCTTTTATCCTTCTTGAAGCAGATGGAGATGCCTTTTCGTTTCATCAATGGCCCCTCCAGCTTGCCTTGTGTTTTACTGTCCGAGCCTGGTGGTTCTTCTGCTCAGGTTTTTATGTTGTTTTACTTCATTTACATTTACAACTCATGCTTGCTTGAAGAGTTGAAGTGGTTAATTAGCTTCAGATTCTCCTGGTTTAGGTTTGCTTTGCTCAAATGCATCCTAGCTGATATGCATGTTTCTCAAGAAAGTAGAAATAGAATTTGCCTACATGTATGATCGCTGTAACCTCATGTAGCTGATAAAATGTAGGATCACGATTCAAGTACTTAAGGACGATCATTTCATTCAGTCTCTAATGTTGGTTGATAATAATTTGTAAGAAAGAGGTGTTTCCAAGTTCCAACTGCACTGAAGATAAATTATTCTGTCAGTAATAGCAAATACAATGCCGACAAAGTATAATGTCATAAATATGTTCTGTTACTTTTAATTATCCATAGTCTGAGAGATCATGGTGCAGGTACAACTTTTTGGTGGCCAAGTAGTATCATGGAAGAATGAACAAGGAGAAGAGCTGCTGTTTAAGAGCAGCAAGGTGAGCATTTCCTGTGTAGCTTTTGTAGTTGTATGGAAGATTAATGCATATTACTTAACTCTCTAGCTGAAAAAGGGCTAGAGAAACACAAacctatcaaaaaataaaaattctgtaGTTATTCACAAAGGGTAAGCtgcatttcaaataaaatgaatatTCCAGTGGGCTAATATAGTTTTTTCTCTTGTTCTTGGTCATTCTAATATCTGCCTTTCTTGCTCACAGGCAACGGGAAAATCTCCTAGACCGTTCAAGGGAGGAATTTCTGTTTGCTTTTAACAGGTCATTTTGCCTAAAACCCTGTAAATGCCTTATCTTTTACTGTTCTAATAGGCTTTAGATCTTTATTGTCACTACTCGTTGCAGTTTGGGAATTCAGGATCATCAGGGCATCAAGGATCTTCAAGCAGCAAATTCTGGTCACTGGATAACTGCCCATTGCATCTGGTTCCTACCGGAAGCCCATCATCAGTGGATCTCATATTAAAGCCGACAGAAAATGATATAAAAACATGGCCACGTAGGTATGCCCGGGAAATATGACAATGTACAGTGCATGAGAGGGAAACATTAGTGTCTGAGCATTTATTGACAGTATATGTACTCTGCAGCTTTGAACTACGGATTCATGTTTCTCTTGGTCCAGGCAAGCTTACTGTTGTGCCCCAGGTGAAGAATACTGATAGCAAGTCCTTGTCATTCACAATTGTTGTACACAATTACTTATCAGTCTCGGACATCAGGTAATCTAGGTGGCATGTGGTCGACCTCAACCACTCTAAATCTTTTTTGCCTCATAAATTTTTTATGCCAGGGTTCTTGTCTGAGAATTTATTATTgtactaaattttttaattatgataGGTTCTATATTACAGTGAAGTGCGTGTGGAAGGCCTGGAGACACTTGATTACTTAGATAATCTGCTACACAGGGAGAGGTTTACGGATCAAGCAGATGCTTTAACATTTGATGGAGaggtttctttctttttttggcTAGACTGTAGTGCATGAACTTCATGTGCTTCACGCGCAATCACATGTTACTGATTGTGACCCTAATTTTTGTAATAAGCAACACTAAGAAAAAGCATGCCTATGTTTAGGTTGATCGGATTTACCTGGAAACACAAACAAACATTGCCATCATAGACCATGAGAAAAAGAGAACCTTTGTACTCCGGAAGGATGGCTTCCCAGATGCTGGTCTGTTTCATTATAAAAACTTGCACAACTATATAGTTAACATTATCTTGCTTTCATTTATATATAGGATTAACACAAGTTTACCTTAAAATTATCATGCGCCATGCAGTTGTGTGGAATCCATGGACCAAGAGTCTTTCGGATTTTGGAGACAACGACTACAAGCAAATGGTGTGTGTGAATTCAGGTGCAATTGCAAAGCCAATCATCCTGAAACCGGCAGAAGAATGGAAAGGGTATCAAGTGCTTTCTACCGTCTCTTCAAGTTACTGCAGCGGCCAGTTGGATCCTCAGATGCTTCTCCAATGGCTTTAATTTACTTCATCATGGTAGTACCAACTGAGCCATTATAGTACACTGTTCAGTTTAATTCTGCAGAACTctgattaaattaaaacttgCATATGCATGTATGATCAGTATGTAAAGTACAGTGCATTAAAttcattagtttttttttttgcaagggCTACAAATCGAcaatatatttaactaaaaatgAAACAAGGAAGATCAAGATCATAAATTGTCAATTTTTATTACGATTTTTCTCCCAGACACCAGTTTCTGCCTGAACCTATTTGCAGAAGATGATAAAAAGTTGTGTAAAAATTGACAACCACAACAATAGGCATGATAGCAAATTGGGACCCCCTCTCCTATTCTGTCACGAGAAAGGAGATAAACTGCCATGTCCTTCCCATGATTCAATAAAagcattaataaaaaagaagaaacagGATAAGGGCAAGGTTGTGTACATCGACCTTTTCAAACTCATTGATGCGGGAAACTTGTGCACTATCCCATCTTTCTCCGACTTCTTACCACGTGAGACTTGTGCACTGAATACGACCTGTAACAGATAAAAAACTCGAAAGAAATGAAGATAATAGTACTAGTAATAATGGAAGCATTGTTAGTATTGGATATAGAGTGGTTGAAGCATTATATAAAGTGATGAATGCTGGTGGGGATGTTGATTGGTGAGTTGATTATCATATCCGTGACACAAcaagattaaaaatataaataaaaatatttaataacaattTTATATGTTATTGTTTGTTAATTAAGTATCAATCCATCACCTTTCATATCTTTAGTCAATCAATCTTGATCCAAAcctaatttttttaagttatcATGCTTGAAAATAATTAGTCTTACTTTTCCAGAGGTTATTTATTATTCACTTTTATTTGTTAGTTGGATAATTCAACTTTTATAAATAGTAGactttatttatatgaaaattctATCATGCTCTTTGTTTATTTAAAGAAGAGCTGAGACTTTGTTTGCCAGGCTACTGACAGATAAAATTTGCTAGCCATCCACTCCTGTCTGAAATTCAAGGTAAGATTTCTTCGAACTCAAATGGTTCCGATCTTCATGTTCATCTGTTACATGCACAAATTTGATCTATCTATCAGATATCGACATCATTATGCTAATTTTATGTAAAAGGTTTGTTGTGAATGTCTGACAGAATGCATGTTTCTTGCTGATGAAAACCTGAGGATTTGAATTCTGTTTGCAGGGATTTTTCGACGAGGAGATGGAGAATGATGAAGAGAGTAGAGGCGGAAACAAGAAGGTTGAGAGTCAATATCCATTTTCAGTAACAGTAACATCACCAACAGGATCATCAGGTGGACTGACAAGGCAAGGGAGTATAACAAAGAACAACAACAGTGCTTGTCTGTGTTCTCCAACCACACATGCAGGCTCCTTCCGGTGTCGTCTGCATCGGATTCCGAGCCTCCAAAGAACCAAGAGCATGGATCAGGATGCTCCCCAGCAACATCACCACTCAAAGCCTGATGCTGCAAGTAATACACAGGGCTCTGCAACTATAAGCCACTAAACCAACCCTAAAGTACTAGTAACAAGCAATTCTATTTgcatataatcatatatagaGATAATACTATTTATGATATTGTCATAATATTTGAGCAGTTTGTTCGGATTATtgttcaatatatttatataaaaatgctACTACTCACTGCATAATCTTAAAGCTCtggtttttatttcatttagtATCTGTGTCATTTCAGAAGAAACTTTTTACTTCTGTTATCTTACATATTTGTGCGAAGATGATTTATCGATGTCTAGAACATATGATAACTTCCCACCATCTGAAATTAACCAACTGTCATCGTACTGATTTAATTCTAAACACTGGATTACGACCAACACGATATACTAACTCGGGTTATAGTACAGCCACTAACATTGTTCTTAGTCTTACCTTCTGCAGACCCCAGTGCTCTCTTAATATTTTTAGACGATGAGATCAAAATTTTACTATAATTAAGCAGATTTGCAGAATCCTATATTCAACATTTACCAGCACAAAGTCAGTTAAAAAATTCCCGAGCTGAAATCATTAGACTAGGACAGGAGCAATAATATAACATCATCTTGATCCTTCCAAATTATACAAAAGAAGAAGCACCTTCGAGATTCTATCTCATGTAATTAAGTAATCATGTATTGCTATTTGATTATTGACACAGATTACACCAATAATGCACATTGAATTGATCGTGTtctctaatcatttaattaaCAAAGAGAAAGGAAAGGAAGACACTGGACAGGATAAATCAATACGTAAACCTACAGGACCAGTCACCTCATCAGCTAAATTAATTACACGTTATCTCTTTTCACTTCCTTGCCTGTTGATGGACCACAGCTTACTGAACATTCTTCTAGGCCGATTTGGATGGGAACGAGTTGCCTTGACTTGAGATGATTTCCCAAATCCACTCACGTAGCTTTCATCCAAGTCATCATCTTCTTCCAGCTTCATTCTTAGAGTTGAAACATTAGAACTTGGCGTCTTAAGGCCTGAAACGCTCCACTGGTCATCTGTTTGCAAAGTTTTGCCACTAATTGATGGCTCGAGAGGCCTCATTGGATCGTCATGTGCTGCTAGAAGTGCCTTGATATTGCCTGGAATATTGGTCATTTGGCCTGTAGCAACAGCAGCTCGAGCTTGCTCAAAGAAAAGGACTTGAATCACTACGCGAAGTGGGAGTAATTCGTTTTGTGCTGCATGTGTGCAGGCTTCTGCAGACAACTTTTTGCAGTCAAGAACTCGGCACAGACGCTTCCTTTCACTC is a window from the Daucus carota subsp. sativus chromosome 8, DH1 v3.0, whole genome shotgun sequence genome containing:
- the LOC108199655 gene encoding non-functional NADPH-dependent codeinone reductase 2-like, with amino-acid sequence MEIPTLELQSTSDHLSIPVIGMGTAVARQNYDLATIKEAIVEAIKAGYRHFDTAGLYKSEPYLGEALAEALTHGLVSRDQLFITTKLWSADAHPGLVIPALKRSLQNLQLDYVDLYLIHWPISVKPGEYIFPVNKEDLLPMDFKSVWADMEECQRLGLTKSIGVCNFSCKKLEDLLSHATIPPAINQVEMSPVWQQKKLRDLCAANNITVTAYSPLGAVGARWGTTQVMNCQVLQEIARDKGKTVAQVILRWVYEQGVTLLVKSFDNKRMRENLEIFSWALSEDDYIKINAIHQSRGMPKYEFISENGPFKSAAELWDGEI